The Patescibacteria group bacterium genome includes the window GCCAGGTCGGGACGGCCGCCGCGCGAGACGATGGCGGCGATGGCGCGGCCGCGGCGGGCGGCGACGTTCAGGGCGGCCGCGGCGCCGGTGCTCGCGCCGGCGAGTCCGATGGGCAAACCCCGCAGTTCCGGCGCGGCCAAGACCCAGTCAACGGCGAGATCCAGCCGCGCGGTCAGGAGATCGAGGTCAAAGACGTTCTGGCGATAATTCTCTTTCTCCCCGGCGGTCAGCAGATCGAGCAACAGCGTGGCGAAGCCAGTCTCGTTCAGCCTGGCGGCGACAAGTATGTTGCGCGGGCTCTCCTTGCCGCTGCCGCTACCATGAGCGAAAACAATGACGCCGCGAGCGCGGTCTGGCACCAGCAATCGTCCCGGCAGGACAATGCCGTTCTTCGTGATGTTGATCGCTTGGTCGTGCATAATTCAACGGTGTCGTTCGCTGTGCTGCGGATCGGCTGCTGTTTTAAAATAAAAAATCTGCATCAACCGATGATGCAGACCGTCGACAGGATATCATCGTTCAAAATATTCTCGTCGCTGATATTAACGGCGGAGAAACGCCGAGCTGACTTCGAATTTCTAACAGCCACCGAATCAATGATTCCGGACGCAGTGGGGGTAAGAGAAAAGCGCATGAATCGTATTTTTAACCGGTTTGGTCTTTCATTTCACCGCTGCTGTTTCATGTGACGGATGGATGACACATGAAAGCTCCTATATGTATTTTACCAGCTAATGGGGGTGGGCACAAGCCCAAGCCCGACGAAAAATCGTCAGACGATTTTAAGGTTAAAACCGTCTGACGAAAACGGGGTCAAAACTGTCTGACGGTTTTTTGGGGGGCTTACGAATAAAAGTATTTAAGGCAAAAGAGACTGTTCTTTTTCGAGGTCATATCAAACGACCCGGCCGATCAAGGCCGAGTCGTTCTTTCAGGTCCGATCCAGGTTTATTTCCTGCCGAGGAAATCCAGGAGCGGGCTCCAGTCGAGACTGGTGCCGATCTCCAGAGACCGGGCTTCCCGGGTGCCTGACGGCAAACCCCACTCGGGGATGCTGAGCTGGTTGATCTCGGCTACCCGCCTGACGAGCTGTTTGACGGCTTCGTCCTTGGCTGAAGTACCCATCTCATGCTTGACCACCTTCCAGAGGGAGTCGCCCACCGCAAGCTTGGTCAGCGACACGCTGCCGGTATTGGCGGCGGTCGCGGCCAGGGTCACGATGAACTTGACGTCGCTCTTGTAACCGTAGAAGGAGCCGTTCCGGTACTGCTTCGTGATCGTGGCGGCGATGGCCGCCTCCATATCCACGAAGTCAACGGCCGCCACATCCTTGCCCACGTAGACGTACTTGCCGCTCTCGCCGTCGAAGTACCGGGCGATGACCAGGTAGTGGCCCGGAGCCGCCACGCCCTCGTAGCAAGTGCCGGTGGCGTCAGACGTGCAGCCGCCGATGCGGCCGGTGTTCTGCTGGTAGATGAGCGGGTACAACGAGCTATCGGGCTGATTCTTGCCGGAGAGCGCCTGGAACGCCGGATCGGCGTAGTCGAAGAGTTTCGTGCGCACGCCCCAGAGCGAGGTCTTCACAGAGACCTTCGTCGAGAGTTCCAGTTTCTCCAGGGTGAAAGTGTTCTTGATGCCGATGGAACAGCCCTGATAGCCGGCGCTGCCGGACGTGGAGGGCGGACACATATCAACGATCCACGTCATCGAGGCCGGCGTCGCCTGGATCGTACCGAACTCGTCGAATGCGCGGACCTGATAAGTGTGCGTGCCTGCGGTCAGACCCTCGATAGTCATCGGAGAGGCGCAGGCCGAGAACTCAGCGCCATCGAGGCTGCACTCCAGCCGATCCGTCGGCTGAGGAACAGAAGGTGGGGTGGTTATGCGTAATTCGATGACGTGCTGACCAAGTGAGAGTCCACTGAAAACGTTGTAGTTCCGACAGTTCAGG containing:
- a CDS encoding alpha/beta hydrolase, with the protein product MHDQAINITKNGIVLPGRLLVPDRARGVIVFAHGSGSGKESPRNILVAARLNETGFATLLLDLLTAGEKENYRQNVFDLDLLTARLDLAVDWVLAAPELRGLPIGLAGASTGAAAALNVAARRGRAIAAIVSRGGRPDLA